In Zingiber officinale cultivar Zhangliang chromosome 8B, Zo_v1.1, whole genome shotgun sequence, a single genomic region encodes these proteins:
- the LOC122014481 gene encoding heavy metal-associated isoprenylated plant protein 7-like: MGEEEKKVEQAKVAAAGEEEKPKAKEEKAKGEGKKKEEEDKREGKKDGGGGEGEKKEGGKEEKKAEAAPPPPPEEIEMRVFMHCEGCARKVKRSLKGFDGVEDVTADCRTHKVVVKGKKAAEDPMKVVQRVQKKTGRKVELLTPLPPAKPEKKEDEQKEEEKPKAEEKKEEPQVIEVVLKVHMHCDACAQEIKKRILRMKGVEMVEPNLKSSQVTVKGAFDPAKLVEYVCKRTGKHVAVAQQEEEEKKAEGEKGGGGGGGGGKDATKEEKAENNAGGDNAEKKEEKDGGGGGASVGDEKEKKEGGGAAEEGAPPPPKAMEQPMRNDFYQCYPRYPAGGYVGYPPQIFSDEDPNACSVM; encoded by the exons ATGGGAGAG GAAGAGAAAAAGGTGGAGCAGGCGAAGGTGGCGGCAGCGGGGGAGGAGGAGAAGCCGAAGGCGAAGGAGGAAAAAGCGAAAGgcgaggggaagaagaaggaggaagaagataaacGCGAGGGGAAGAAGGACGGAGGTGGTGGCgagggggagaagaaggaaggaggcaaGGAGGAAAAAAAGGCAGAGGcggcgccgccgccgccaccggaGGAGATCGAGATGCGCGTATTCATGCACTGCGAGGGGTGCGCGAGGAAGGTAAAGCGCAGCTTGAAGGGATTCGACG GCGTGGAGGATGTGACGGCGGACTGCAGAACCCACAAGGTGGTCGTGAAGGGGAAGAAGGCGGCGGAGGACCCCATGAAGGTGGTGCAGAGAGTTCAGAAGAAGACCGGGAGGAAGGTGGAGCTGCTGACGCCGCTGCCTCCGGCGAAGCCGGAGAAGAAAGAGGATGAACAAAAGGAAGAGGAGAAGCCAAAggcggaggagaagaaggaagag CCTCAAGTGATCGAAGTGGTGCTCAAAGTCCACATGCATTGCGATGCCTGCGCGCAAGAGATCAAGAAGCGAATCCTTAGGATGAAAG GGGTAGAAATGGTGGAGCCGAATCTGAAATCTTCCCAAGTAACCGTGAAGGGTGCGTTCGACCCGGCGAAGCTGGTGGAGTACGTCTGCAAGAGGACCGGCAAGCACGTGGCGGTGGCGCAgcaagaggaggaggagaagaaagcgGAAGGCGAaaagggcggcggcggcggcggcggcggcggtaaGGACGCGACCaaagaggagaaggccgaaaacaATGCCGGGGGAGACAATgcagagaagaaagaagagaaagaCGGTGGTGGGGGCGGAGCATCGGTCGGGGACGAgaaggaaaagaaggaaggcgGCGGAGCGGCGGAGGAAGGGGCGCCGCCGCCTCCCAAGGCGATGGAACAGCCGATGAGAAACGATTTCTACCAGTGCTACCCGAGGTACCCCGCCGGCGGATACGTGGGATATCCCCCTCAGATCTTCAGCGACGAGGACCCAAATGCTTGCTCTGTAATGTAA